A single genomic interval of Zingiber officinale cultivar Zhangliang chromosome 4A, Zo_v1.1, whole genome shotgun sequence harbors:
- the LOC121972513 gene encoding exocyst complex component EXO70B1-like, translated as MASNHPHLPKKSSSFVSVRGDKHREIDRNLSLGAIKLQECDDKKERSSDDIIQEGEEEDNQTEEANAEEPDASPTTIAADVDNFIALLPSVEDGGEPPSIPESSVERFVQLVEKEIARCEAGEANLEEEGTSALFDAVERTFKLTTAVARFSSDPGYQQAMNRTGGVLHQAMCFLEGQLYALLHDPCANKVDSDTGELPPPYPAEKVAKLQAVASIMIGAGYSIECCQVFTVARRNAFEAALGFEKVSIEDVTKMAWEALEGEVASWTKAFKHATTLAFPAEHAICEAVFASDHHVSDRLFRVFMRSAVLQLLSFAEAVSMTKRSAEKLFKVLDIYEALRDASPGIDALLPDPPEADQGEDSDSCSELISNTKAEIAVAKCRLGEAAVAMFCDLESSIKSDHGKTPLPGGAVHLVTRHVMDYLKNADEYRGTLEQVFIEHKHSDDDEESSGGDAENHNPFAAQLVETMNLLDSNLEAKSRLYKDPALCNIFLMNNGRYVAKKVKESPEIHQLLGETWYRRRSTDLRQYHKNYQRETWSRVLACLRDEGLTTHGKSGVAKPALKERFKSFNAMIDEIHKTQSTWVVNDEQLQSELRVSVSAVVVPAYRSFLGRFAQHFYPGRQTEKYVKFAAEDIENMIDELFEGNPSTAAAASKRWL; from the coding sequence ATGGCGAGCAACCACCCTCATCTTCCTAAAAAATCCAGCAGCTTCGTCTCCGTCCGCGGCGACAAGCATCGAGAGATCGACCGCAACCTCTCCTTGGGCGCCATCAAGCTGCAAGAATGCGACGACAAGAAGGAGAGGAGCAGCGACGACATAAttcaagagggagaggaagaagacaaccaaACAGAGGAAGCCAATGCCGAGGAACCCGATGCCAGCCCCACCACCATCGCCGCCGACGTCGATAATTTCATCGCCCTCCTTCCCTCCGTCGAAGACGGCGGCGAGCCTCCCAGCATCCCTGAATCCTCCGTCGAGAGGTTCGTGCAGCTGGTGGAGAAGGAGATAGCGAGGTGTGAGGCTGGCGAGGCGAATCTGGAGGAGGAAGGGACGTCGGCTCTTTTTGATGCGGTGGAGAGGACATTTAAGCTGACGACCGCGGTGGCGAGGTTCTCGTCGGATCCAGGGTACCAGCAGGCCATGAACCGCACCGGCGGCGTGCTCCATCAGGCAATGTGCTTCCTCGAAGGACAGCTCTACGCTCTGCTCCACGATCCCTGCGCCAATAAGGTAGATTCTGATACCGGTGAGTTGCCTCCGCCGTATCCGGCGGAGAAGGTGGCGAAGCTTCAGGCGGTGGCGAGCATAATGATCGGCGCGGGGTACTCGATCGAGTGCTGCCAGGTGTTCACGGTGGCGCGGCGGAACGCCTTCGAGGCGGCGCTCGGCTTCGAGAAGGTGAGCATTGAGGACGTGACGAAGATGGCGTGGGAGGCGCTCGAGGGCGAGGTGGCGTCGTGGACCAAGGCCTTCAAGCACGCCACCACGCTCGCGTTCCCCGCCGAGCACGCCATCTGCGAGGCCGTCTTCGCCAGTGACCACCACGTCTCCGACCGCCTGTTCCGCGTCTTCATGCGCAGCGCCGTCCTCCAGCTGCTCAGCTTCGCGGAGGCCGTCTCCATGACCAAACGCTCCGCCGAAAAGCTCTTCAAGGTGCTCGACATCTACGAAGCGCTGCGCGACGCATCGCCGGGCATCGACGCTCTGCTCCCCGATCCACCGGAAGCAGACCAAGGCGAGGATTCCGATTCCTGCTCCGAGTTGATCTCCAACACCAAGGCGGAGATCGCCGTGGCGAAATGCCGGTTGGGGGAGGCAGCCGTGGCCATGTTCTGCGATCTGGAGAGCAGCATCAAGTCGGATCACGGCAAGACGCCGCTGCCGGGCGGCGCCGTGCACCTAGTCACCCGCCACGTGATGGACTACCTCAAGAACGCCGACGAGTACCGTGGCACGCTGGAGCAAGTATTTATAGAGCACAAGCACTCCGACGACGACGAAGAGAGCAGCGGCGGCGACGCCGAGAACCACAACCCATTCGCGGCGCAGCTGGTGGAGACCATGAACCTGCTGGACTCAAACCTGGAGGCCAAGTCGCGCCTCTACAAAGACCCGGCGCTCTGCAACATCTTCTTGATGAACAACGGGCGGTACGTGGCGAAGAAGGTGAAAGAGTCGCCGGAGATCCACCAGCTACTAGGGGAGACCTGGTACCGGAGGCGATCGACGGACCTGCGGCAGTACCACAAGAACTACCAGCGGGAGACGTGGTCGCGGGTGCTGGCGTGCCTGCGGGATGAGGGGCTGACGACGCACGGCAAGAGCGGGGTGGCGAAGCCGGCACTGAAGGAGCGGTTCAAGAGCTTCAACGCCATGATCGACGAGATCCACAAGACGCAGAGCACGTGGGTGGTGAACGACGAGCAGCTGCAGTCGGAGCTCCGGGTGTCGGTGTCGGCGGTGGTGGTGCCGGCCTACCGCTCCTTCCTCGGCCGCTTCGCGCAGCACTTCTACCCCGGAAGGCAAACGGAGAAGTACGTCAAGTTCGCGGCGGAAGACATCGAGAACATGATCGACGAGCTTTTCGAGGGCAATCCCTCGACTGCAGCTGCAGCCAGCAAGCGGTGGCTGTGA